A single region of the Halalkalicoccus subterraneus genome encodes:
- a CDS encoding YMGG-like glycine zipper-containing protein, protein MNAKAKRRINRAKYAALGAAGGAAIGGVTSRNAARTGASIGAFVGATVGESRAPVKFDKWRSNRDKDTTVSSN, encoded by the coding sequence ATGAATGCAAAAGCCAAGCGTCGGATCAACCGGGCGAAATATGCAGCTCTTGGTGCAGCTGGCGGGGCTGCAATCGGAGGAGTGACCAGTCGAAACGCAGCACGGACAGGCGCCAGCATCGGTGCGTTCGTTGGTGCGACGGTCGGCGAAAGCAGAGCTCCAGTAAAATTCGACAAATGGCGATCAAATCGAGACAAGGATACTACAGTCTCCAGCAACTGA
- a CDS encoding MBL fold metallo-hydrolase: MEITLVGTGSPVPIPERGGTSLVIDVADDTVMIDCGPKTVYGLMDADIGMGEIETLFFTHHHLDHNASFFHFVFTSWTEAGRGSLTVYGPDGTDRLVDALYDVYEEDIEYRKDIYPTDGISNIETELVTDGFSRQMDGWDIDALPVEHSIETYAYRFEEHETGSSVVFSGDTRKILSLAEFAEDADILVQDCNTAPVDKDRVPNPDEQFVWPQHAAGEEGLDRSTLTANHCNATDAGEIAQDASVQTLVLTHIMPYRDLDVMQRDAESVFDGDVVVAEDGLTLAP; this comes from the coding sequence ATGGAAATTACGCTAGTTGGGACTGGAAGTCCTGTTCCGATCCCGGAACGTGGCGGCACGAGTCTCGTGATCGACGTCGCAGACGACACGGTAATGATCGACTGCGGGCCCAAGACGGTCTACGGACTGATGGACGCCGACATCGGTATGGGAGAGATCGAGACACTGTTTTTCACCCACCATCATCTGGATCACAACGCGTCATTCTTCCACTTCGTCTTCACGAGCTGGACTGAGGCTGGTCGTGGATCGCTCACAGTGTACGGCCCAGACGGTACCGACCGTCTCGTCGACGCGCTGTACGATGTCTACGAGGAAGACATCGAGTACCGCAAAGATATCTATCCAACGGACGGCATCTCAAACATCGAAACAGAACTCGTGACAGACGGATTCAGTCGCCAGATGGACGGCTGGGATATCGACGCATTGCCAGTTGAGCACTCGATCGAGACATACGCCTACCGGTTCGAGGAGCACGAGACGGGGTCGTCAGTCGTCTTCTCCGGCGATACGCGGAAGATCCTGTCGCTTGCCGAGTTCGCCGAGGACGCAGATATCCTCGTTCAGGACTGCAACACCGCCCCAGTCGATAAAGACCGCGTTCCAAACCCGGACGAACAGTTCGTGTGGCCACAGCACGCAGCAGGGGAAGAAGGCCTGGACAGGTCCACATTGACTGCCAATCACTGCAATGCGACAGACGCCGGTGAGATCGCACAGGACGCTAGCGTGCAGACGCTCGTTCTCACGCACATCATGCCGTACCGTGACCTCGACGTAATGCAACGCGATGCCGAATCGGTCTTCGACGGTGACGTGGTCGTCGCCGAAGACGGCCTCACGCTCGCTCCATAG
- the pheA gene encoding prephenate dehydratase, translating to MEIALLGPEGTYTHRAADQYFSDYDYTPTFYSTITDIFDSDIETAIIAFENSLGGGVEGMIDLLWERDVTISGEQILQINHCLLSRESNLEAIERVRSHPQALTQCGSLIREHGWETVEAASTAKAASEVGPNEAAIASALAGTVHGLNVLGEGVQDTKSNATRFLILNGPTNEEKDKTSLTLDPSEDRPGLLHSILGCFSGHGINLSYIQSRPTKRELGDYYFYIEAETDRESEAFGKARQCLETYATVDILGSYLSANHP from the coding sequence ATGGAAATCGCACTACTCGGTCCCGAAGGAACGTATACCCACCGTGCAGCGGACCAATACTTTTCCGATTACGACTACACACCAACTTTCTATTCGACAATTACAGACATCTTTGACTCGGACATCGAAACCGCGATCATTGCCTTTGAGAACTCCCTCGGCGGCGGCGTCGAAGGAATGATCGATCTGCTTTGGGAGCGAGACGTGACCATCAGTGGGGAGCAGATCCTCCAAATCAACCACTGTCTGCTCTCCAGAGAGAGTAACCTCGAGGCGATCGAACGAGTACGATCCCATCCTCAGGCGCTCACCCAGTGTGGATCGCTCATTCGTGAACACGGCTGGGAGACTGTCGAAGCAGCCTCGACAGCGAAAGCAGCAAGTGAAGTCGGGCCGAACGAGGCCGCAATCGCATCAGCGCTTGCTGGGACGGTTCACGGGTTGAACGTACTCGGGGAGGGCGTCCAGGATACGAAATCGAATGCCACCCGATTCCTGATCTTGAACGGACCGACGAACGAAGAGAAGGACAAGACGTCACTGACACTTGACCCCAGTGAAGATCGTCCAGGCCTGCTCCACAGCATCCTCGGCTGTTTCAGCGGTCATGGAATCAATCTTTCGTACATTCAATCGAGGCCAACAAAACGCGAACTCGGCGACTATTACTTCTATATCGAGGCCGAAACCGATCGAGAGAGCGAAGCGTTCGGGAAGGCCCGTCAGTGCCTAGAGACGTACGCTACAGTGGACATCTTAGGTTCGTATCTCAGTGCGAATCATCCATAG
- a CDS encoding uroporphyrinogen-III synthase codes for MPKPQVAVLRPDDTRIDEAVRYLQSLDVSPVADPMLTLCPTGQRPQRADYCIFTSTTGVELAVEHGWYPDEETVCAVGNQTASALRDSGFSVDIVPSTFTSTGLVRELSAEVEGDTIEIARSAHGSDVLVKGLEAAGADVHETQLYRLDRPKTAGRSVSLAIDGQLDGILFTSPRIVDHFFEIAEEEDNVAALKQGVEETIIGAIGTPTERAIRDTGLEADIKPELVDFAQLARRTVQEIVDA; via the coding sequence ATGCCCAAGCCGCAAGTGGCCGTCCTTCGCCCAGACGATACTCGTATCGACGAGGCCGTCCGGTATCTTCAATCACTGGATGTCTCGCCAGTCGCAGATCCAATGCTGACTCTCTGTCCGACGGGACAGAGGCCTCAACGGGCAGATTATTGTATTTTTACTAGTACGACCGGAGTCGAACTCGCTGTGGAGCACGGGTGGTATCCAGATGAAGAGACAGTGTGTGCTGTTGGTAACCAAACAGCTTCGGCATTACGGGATAGTGGCTTTTCAGTTGATATTGTTCCATCGACCTTTACGTCCACAGGTCTCGTTAGGGAACTTTCTGCTGAGGTTGAAGGAGACACTATCGAGATTGCTCGTAGCGCGCATGGTAGTGATGTACTGGTCAAAGGATTGGAAGCAGCCGGTGCCGATGTCCATGAAACGCAGTTGTATCGATTGGATCGGCCGAAAACCGCTGGTCGGTCAGTTTCACTTGCTATCGACGGTCAGTTAGATGGGATACTATTCACGTCACCAAGGATAGTGGATCATTTCTTCGAGATCGCCGAGGAGGAAGACAATGTGGCGGCACTCAAACAGGGGGTAGAGGAAACCATTATCGGTGCGATCGGTACCCCAACAGAACGGGCAATACGTGACACAGGGCTCGAGGCCGATATCAAACCAGAGTTAGTAGATTTCGCGCAATTAGCCAGACGTACTGTCCAGGAGATTGTAGATGCTTAG
- a CDS encoding deoxyhypusine synthase translates to MDNDDSRDHVVPGSDEELDTPDVRGYDFRGEFDFQEMLDSYATTGFQATQLAEAIDIAERMQEADATVYLTFTSNIISSGLRETVAYLVREGYVDVLITTSGSLTEDVIKTAKPFKMGDWDADEASLREQGINRLGNLFVPSDRYVWLEKYLYDFFDDFFADEKIRTPTAFARELGETLDDDDSVLKQAADNDVPIYCPALTDAEVGNFLYYYRQSYDSEVGIEILDDYDSLIEDGLLADTTGLIAVGGGVPKHHAIMTNLFRGGADYVVYISTGMEGDGSLSGAPPNEAVSWGKIKQKRTNYTQVEAEATLVLPLLVAGAFKQ, encoded by the coding sequence ATGGACAACGATGACTCTCGCGATCATGTCGTCCCAGGGAGTGACGAAGAACTCGATACACCTGACGTTCGTGGCTACGACTTTCGTGGAGAGTTCGACTTTCAAGAGATGCTCGACTCCTACGCGACGACGGGGTTCCAAGCGACACAACTCGCAGAGGCTATCGATATCGCCGAACGCATGCAGGAGGCAGACGCTACTGTCTATCTCACGTTTACCTCGAATATCATCTCGTCAGGGCTGCGCGAGACGGTCGCGTATCTCGTTCGAGAAGGGTACGTGGACGTTCTCATCACGACATCCGGGTCGCTGACCGAGGATGTCATCAAGACAGCGAAACCGTTCAAGATGGGAGACTGGGATGCAGACGAAGCATCGCTTCGGGAGCAAGGTATCAACCGGCTCGGGAATCTCTTCGTCCCTTCTGATCGATACGTGTGGTTAGAGAAGTATCTCTATGACTTCTTCGACGATTTCTTTGCGGACGAAAAGATTCGGACCCCGACGGCCTTTGCACGTGAGTTAGGCGAGACACTCGACGACGATGACTCGGTATTGAAGCAGGCAGCCGATAACGACGTGCCAATATACTGTCCAGCGCTGACGGACGCCGAAGTCGGGAATTTCCTCTACTACTATCGACAGAGCTACGACTCGGAAGTTGGGATCGAGATTCTGGACGATTATGATTCGCTCATCGAGGACGGGTTGCTTGCAGACACGACAGGGCTCATTGCGGTCGGTGGTGGTGTACCGAAACACCACGCGATTATGACGAACCTTTTCCGGGGTGGGGCGGACTACGTTGTCTACATCTCAACAGGGATGGAAGGGGATGGATCATTATCTGGAGCGCCGCCAAACGAGGCCGTTTCATGGGGCAAAATTAAGCAAAAGCGAACGAATTACACGCAAGTCGAGGCAGAGGCGACGCTTGTCTTACCACTTCTTGTAGCTGGAGCATTCAAACAGTAG
- a CDS encoding MoaD/ThiS family protein yields the protein MNYLTNIKFRGRTMDHNGELRNRINILQNGKNVYTEDSDLVSKIKDSDELALFPPVSGGSFSLRI from the coding sequence ATGAACTACTTGACAAATATTAAATTCCGTGGGCGAACCATGGATCACAACGGTGAACTCAGGAATCGCATAAACATACTCCAGAATGGCAAAAACGTGTACACGGAAGACTCTGATCTTGTCAGTAAAATCAAAGACAGCGATGAACTTGCATTGTTTCCGCCTGTCAGCGGTGGCTCATTTTCACTTCGTATTTGA
- a CDS encoding aspartate aminotransferase family protein: MSEFVYSEKPIEIVEGNGPYLYDDNGTEYLDMGASYACVPLGHGHDRVTDAITTQLSDLTYVQGSYPVAVRSQLYETLGHVAPGDIGKVWLCNSGTEANESALKFARAATGDTKIIATVQGFHGRTMGALSATWKEKYRDPYKPLLENVEFVQYNDADAMAKAVDDDTAAVIVEPIQGEGGINPASTNFMKMIRELTTEAGAALILDEVQTGLGRTGKLWACEHVDVVPDILTSAKGLGNGLPIGATMCRDWIAEEYGDHASTFSGNPLISAAAEATISTITEEHFPVHAAEIGTYLQKQLEVELDNRVRDIRGEGLMVGIEVKRGANRILQELAMNHRILALPAGRTVVRLLPPLIINKNQADRVVDALGEIVE; the protein is encoded by the coding sequence ATGAGTGAATTCGTATATTCTGAGAAACCTATCGAGATCGTCGAAGGCAATGGTCCGTATCTCTACGATGACAATGGAACCGAATACCTCGATATGGGTGCGAGCTACGCTTGCGTCCCGTTGGGTCACGGCCACGATAGGGTTACGGATGCCATCACAACCCAGCTTTCGGACCTGACCTATGTGCAAGGATCATATCCTGTTGCAGTGCGAAGTCAGCTCTACGAGACATTGGGACACGTAGCGCCCGGTGATATCGGAAAGGTTTGGCTCTGTAATTCCGGGACTGAGGCCAACGAGTCTGCACTGAAGTTTGCTCGTGCAGCTACTGGCGATACAAAAATTATCGCTACAGTACAGGGGTTCCATGGCCGTACAATGGGAGCACTTTCAGCTACGTGGAAGGAGAAATACAGGGACCCTTACAAGCCGCTTCTTGAGAACGTAGAGTTCGTCCAATATAATGATGCTGACGCAATGGCAAAGGCAGTCGATGACGATACAGCGGCTGTCATAGTCGAACCCATCCAAGGCGAGGGCGGTATCAACCCTGCCTCTACCAATTTCATGAAAATGATCCGTGAGCTGACCACAGAGGCTGGGGCAGCACTAATTCTGGATGAGGTTCAAACAGGATTAGGTCGGACAGGCAAGCTCTGGGCCTGTGAGCATGTAGACGTTGTGCCAGACATACTCACGAGTGCAAAGGGACTTGGAAACGGATTACCCATCGGTGCGACAATGTGCCGCGACTGGATTGCAGAGGAATATGGGGACCATGCATCGACATTCAGCGGTAACCCTCTTATCTCAGCGGCAGCCGAAGCGACAATATCGACGATTACTGAGGAACATTTCCCAGTTCATGCTGCTGAGATCGGAACGTACCTGCAGAAGCAGTTAGAGGTAGAACTCGATAACCGGGTGCGGGATATCCGCGGCGAGGGGTTGATGGTGGGTATTGAGGTTAAACGGGGCGCAAACCGTATCTTACAGGAATTAGCGATGAACCATCGTATTCTCGCACTCCCTGCAGGAAGGACTGTTGTACGCCTCCTACCGCCACTCATTATCAATAAAAACCAGGCCGACCGCGTCGTAGATGCACTTGGGGAAATAGTTGAATGA